Proteins from a genomic interval of Antedon mediterranea chromosome 5, ecAntMedi1.1, whole genome shotgun sequence:
- the LOC140048906 gene encoding uncharacterized protein: MENQSQSDLKRGKGNKLYRAVSSGFSPSLIKVRLEKARQCYTEALECATTPKEAAAANKNLAMTSWRLASMENLHRRSLVLYLYKEGLKRFSKAWVCGKDAGNDHIWSDSLVQKMHQCLQESFDFVTNQPNMSEEKERLMNLACQLVPTRDLKASVSILYAEFLLSKAINLLQQGVYKKSKSLLYDCHQPVEEARRYGCNNNEVLLEVNVLHEDIVMQTAVVEARQALATADQLKEKILMNEEDLNFDMVWEVLDWYKKSILLTREKDVELEAIAMSRIGAIYDIVLKLKFKARPYFKGAITLAHSLHPRVLTHKDWYQVCAQTLESYQVQTVAEETTAWMKEREETLEKLKLVIAKFKYMDDKYDCLVYIYKNHPPKNAEHKLPEDLPKKSKIEETRLKKLVQKAIVHYHPDNNSIEKYDKEWHVLCEEITKVLTHKYNCMKGVEV; this comes from the exons ATGGAAAACCAAAGCCAATCTGATCTAAAGCGTGGTAAGGGCAACAAACTCTACAGAGCTGTTTCAAGCGGTTTCAGTCCTTCGTTAATCAAAGTCCGACTAGAAAAGGCTAGGCAGTGCTACACAGAAGCCTTGGAATGTGCCACAACCCCTAAAGAAGCTGCAGCCGCCAACAAGAATCTTGCAATGACATCCTGGAGGTTAGCATCAATGGAAAACCTTCACAGACGTAGCTTGGTGTTGTATCTGTACAAGGAAGGGCTTAAGCGCTTTTCTAAAGCTTGGGTGTGCGGAAAAGATGCAGGTAATGACCATATCTGGTCTGATAGTCTCGTTCAGAAGATGCACCAGTGTTTGCAGGAGAGTTTTGACTTTGTTACAAATCAACCCAATATGTCAGAGGAGAAAGAGAGACTGATGAATTTAGCTTGCCAATTGGTTCCGACTCGAGATCTGAAGGCCTCtgtttccattttgtatgcTGAGTTTCTGCTGTCAAAGGCAATCAACCTGCTACAGCAAGGTGTCTACAAAAAGTCAAAGAGCCTTCTTTATGATTGTCATCAGCCTGTAGAGGAAGCTAGACGCTATGGTTGCAATAACAATGAGGTCTTGTTAGAGGTCAATGTACTCCATGAAGATATTGTGATGCAGACAGCTGTTGTTGAG GCAAGACAAGCATTAGCAACTGCTGACCAATTAAAAGAAAAGATTCTGATGAATGAGGAGGACTTAAACTTTGACATGGTTTGGGAAGTTCTAGACTGGTACAAGAAGTCCATCCTGTTGACTCGTGAGAAAGATGTTGAACTGGAAGCCATTGCTATGAGCCGAATTGGAGCTATCTATGATATCGTACTAAAGCTGAAGTTCAAGGCAAGACCTTATTTCAA GGGTGCCATCACTCTGGCTCATAGTCTACATCCACGTGTTCTGACCCATAAGGATTGGTACCAGGTTTGTGCTCAAACTCTTGAATCCTACCAAGTACAGACAGTTGCGGAAGAAACGACTGCTTGGATGAAGGAACGGGAAGAAACTCTGGAGAAACTTAAACTTGTCATCGCCAAGTTTAAGTATATGGACGATAAGTATGACTGTCTTGTTTATATCTACAAGAACCATCCACCAAAGAATGCAGAACATAAGCTACCTGAAGACTTGCCAAAGAAATCAAAGATCGAAGAGACCCGCTTGAAGAAACTGGTACAGAAAGCTATTGTTCACTACCATCCAGACAACAACTCTATAGAAAAGTATGACAAAGAGTGGCATGTCCTCTGTGAAGAGATAACCAAGGTCTTGACGCACAAGTACAACTGTATGAAAGGAGTTGAAGTGTAA